A single genomic interval of Polyangia bacterium harbors:
- a CDS encoding Gfo/Idh/MocA family oxidoreductase: protein MKKTLRGAIIGYGFIMEKGHAAGYRQRATAGDGGDVEIVAVADVSPARRALALQQLPGVRVYPDHASLLAAERDLDFADIATPPSDHATVAHAAMDAGLHVLCEKPLATTVDEARSMLKHATTAGRVIFPCHNYKHAPVIKAVRRILDSGRIGKVHLVTLQTFRNTHAKGIGDWRPDWRRERRYSGGGIAMDHGSHTFYLAFEWLRGYPTAISARMATMGSFDTEDDFTCSLKFPTGFASAHLSWTAGVRKVLYTLHGEHGAVRVEDDNIELATQVPAEGRGPATKWTFEREEIPSDWMDSSHVTWFNSLFDDFKGAIARRDFVGQEARESFLCVQLITTAYASARDGSRELPLGGPRSLEGHDIGDMVERRQVGSPSA, encoded by the coding sequence ATGAAGAAAACCCTTCGCGGCGCCATCATCGGTTACGGGTTCATCATGGAAAAAGGCCACGCCGCCGGTTACCGGCAGCGGGCCACGGCGGGCGACGGCGGCGACGTGGAGATCGTCGCTGTTGCCGACGTGTCACCGGCCCGTCGCGCGCTGGCCCTGCAGCAGCTCCCCGGCGTGCGGGTCTACCCGGATCACGCGTCGCTGCTGGCGGCCGAGCGCGACCTGGACTTCGCCGACATCGCCACGCCGCCCAGCGATCACGCGACCGTGGCGCACGCGGCGATGGATGCCGGCCTGCACGTGCTGTGCGAAAAACCGCTGGCCACCACCGTCGACGAAGCGCGGTCGATGCTGAAGCACGCCACCACCGCCGGCCGGGTGATTTTCCCCTGCCACAACTATAAACACGCGCCGGTGATCAAAGCGGTCCGCCGCATCCTGGACAGCGGCCGCATCGGCAAGGTGCACCTGGTGACGTTGCAGACCTTCCGCAACACCCACGCCAAAGGGATCGGCGATTGGCGTCCCGACTGGCGGCGCGAGCGGCGTTATTCGGGCGGCGGCATTGCCATGGACCACGGCAGCCACACGTTCTACCTGGCGTTTGAATGGCTGCGCGGGTACCCGACGGCGATCAGCGCGCGGATGGCGACCATGGGCTCGTTCGACACCGAAGACGACTTCACGTGCAGCTTGAAGTTCCCGACCGGGTTCGCCTCGGCGCACCTCAGCTGGACGGCTGGCGTGCGCAAGGTGCTGTACACGCTGCACGGTGAACACGGCGCCGTGCGCGTCGAGGACGACAACATCGAACTGGCCACCCAGGTGCCGGCCGAGGGCCGCGGGCCGGCCACCAAGTGGACGTTCGAGCGCGAGGAGATCCCGTCCGACTGGATGGACTCCAGCCACGTCACCTGGTTCAACTCGCTGTTCGACGACTTCAAGGGTGCGATTGCCCGGCGCGATTTCGTGGGCCAGGAGGCGCGCGAATCGTTCCTGTGCGTCCAGCTCATCACCACGGCGTATGCCTCGGCGCGCGACGGCTCGCGCGAGCTGCCGCTCGGCGGTCCGCGCTCGCTGGAAGGTCACGACATCGGCGACATGGTCGAACGCCGCCAGGTGGGAAGCCCATCCGCATGA
- a CDS encoding aspartate aminotransferase family protein yields MNPSQPKDQKAVLCTPIPGPKSVALRAREDAHMAPGLQGYAVMAGVVVDQARGSAVTDVDGNTFIDFIGGINVNALGHSHPVFVEALQKQVAKASVGSFTSEARVELTERVAARPPAPGVHRLQLYSSGAEAVESALRLAKCATGKYEFVSFWGGFHGKTLGALSLMGSTFKDKLGPMAPGSHQVPYADCYRCPIGLRYPSCGVACADVARKQIKLQSAGAVAAVIVEPMQGTAGNVIPPPEFLPAVRSIADDIGTLLIADEMITGFGRTGRYWGVDHTGVKPDIVTIGKAFGGGFPLTGILTTDAIAAAKPWGNPSGSSSSYGGNPLGAAAGAAALRIIDEERLTENAATVGAVMLRELEALAERYPFVGFVQGAGLFLRIELVKDRQTKEPLPRRITERIFTECVRRGLLTMAYSASFRLQPALTIDEATARNGIAILREVFDVVLREKLWTT; encoded by the coding sequence ATGAACCCGTCGCAGCCGAAAGATCAGAAGGCGGTGCTCTGCACGCCCATTCCAGGCCCGAAGAGCGTCGCCCTGCGCGCGCGCGAGGACGCCCACATGGCGCCCGGCCTGCAAGGCTATGCCGTGATGGCCGGGGTGGTCGTCGACCAGGCCCGCGGCAGCGCGGTCACCGACGTCGACGGCAACACGTTCATCGACTTCATCGGCGGCATCAACGTCAACGCCCTGGGGCATTCGCACCCGGTCTTCGTCGAGGCACTGCAAAAACAGGTGGCCAAGGCGTCGGTGGGATCGTTCACCTCGGAGGCGCGCGTCGAGTTGACGGAGCGGGTGGCGGCGCGTCCGCCGGCGCCGGGCGTCCACCGCCTGCAGCTTTATTCGAGCGGCGCCGAAGCGGTCGAGAGCGCCTTGCGCCTGGCCAAGTGCGCCACCGGCAAGTACGAGTTCGTCAGCTTCTGGGGCGGCTTTCACGGAAAGACCTTGGGCGCGCTGTCGCTGATGGGCTCGACGTTCAAAGACAAACTCGGTCCGATGGCGCCTGGCTCGCACCAGGTGCCGTACGCCGACTGCTACCGCTGCCCGATCGGGCTTCGGTATCCGAGCTGCGGCGTGGCCTGCGCCGACGTCGCCCGCAAGCAGATCAAGCTGCAGTCGGCGGGCGCCGTGGCGGCGGTGATTGTCGAGCCGATGCAAGGCACCGCCGGCAACGTCATTCCGCCGCCCGAATTTCTACCCGCGGTCCGTTCGATCGCCGACGACATCGGCACGCTGCTGATCGCCGACGAGATGATCACGGGTTTTGGCCGCACCGGCCGCTACTGGGGCGTCGACCACACCGGCGTCAAACCGGACATCGTCACCATCGGCAAGGCATTCGGCGGCGGTTTTCCGCTGACCGGCATCCTGACCACTGACGCCATCGCCGCCGCCAAACCGTGGGGCAATCCGTCCGGCTCGTCCTCCAGCTACGGTGGCAACCCGCTGGGCGCGGCGGCCGGCGCGGCGGCGCTGCGGATCATCGACGAGGAGCGCTTGACCGAAAACGCTGCCACCGTCGGCGCCGTCATGCTGCGCGAGCTGGAGGCGCTGGCAGAGCGTTATCCTTTCGTCGGCTTCGTGCAAGGCGCCGGTTTGTTCCTGCGCATCGAGCTCGTGAAGGATCGCCAGACCAAAGAGCCGCTGCCGCGCCGGATCACCGAGCGCATCTTCACCGAGTGCGTACGCCGCGGCCTTTTGACCATGGCGTACAGCGCCAGCTTTCGCTTGCAGCCGGCGCTGACCATCGACGAGGCGACCGCCAGAAACGGCATCGCCATCCTGCGCGAGGTTTTCGACGTCGTGCTGCGCGAGAAGCTGTGGACGACGTAG
- a CDS encoding AMIN domain-containing protein has translation MAAVSLTMVGTALAETPVALVSRPVPVAISPDRAPVDRPLVGTPMAWPKTGPTRVVWTGFQMHGGGSRVYLQATNDVEVSVAASKEGLTVTVHDCRLHVRNGGRPMDTRFFQTPVKSVSLRQQKKDVAVLIALKEPVDVVPRKESGPNGSQFWVLDFPSGKSLLADGPRPTSAHP, from the coding sequence GTGGCCGCGGTCAGTTTGACTATGGTGGGGACCGCGCTGGCCGAAACGCCGGTGGCGCTGGTCAGCCGGCCGGTGCCGGTCGCCATTTCGCCCGATCGGGCCCCCGTCGATCGGCCGCTCGTGGGTACGCCGATGGCCTGGCCAAAGACCGGACCGACGCGGGTGGTGTGGACCGGGTTTCAGATGCACGGCGGTGGGTCGCGGGTTTATTTACAGGCCACCAACGACGTCGAGGTCAGTGTCGCGGCCAGCAAAGAGGGATTGACGGTGACGGTGCACGACTGTCGGTTGCACGTCCGCAACGGCGGGCGGCCGATGGACACGCGGTTCTTTCAAACGCCGGTCAAATCGGTTTCCTTGCGCCAGCAGAAAAAAGACGTCGCGGTGTTGATCGCCCTCAAAGAACCGGTCGACGTTGTCCCCCGCAAGGAATCGGGGCCGAACGGCAGTCAGTTCTGGGTGCTGGATTTTCCGTCGGGAAAAAGCTTGCTGGCCGATGGGCCGCGGCCGACCAGCGCGCATCCCTGA
- a CDS encoding phosphatidylglycerophosphatase A has translation MDDVAPAAPSSSPSSTLRQRLAHVLAVWFGCGHFPRAPGTAGTVGAIPFYLLLRPHGPLAVFVAAVIVTIVGVWAAGIVERRLGKKDPQIVCIDEVAGVLLTWVAAPATSAGLIVGFVLFRLFDQFKPWPARRAERLPGGQGVMFDDVVAGAWGALVILGARRLGWL, from the coding sequence GTGGACGACGTAGCGCCAGCCGCGCCGTCGTCGTCGCCGTCTTCGACGCTTCGCCAGCGGTTAGCGCACGTCCTGGCGGTTTGGTTCGGCTGCGGACATTTTCCCAGGGCGCCGGGCACCGCCGGCACGGTCGGCGCCATTCCGTTTTATTTGCTGCTGCGCCCGCACGGTCCGCTGGCGGTCTTCGTCGCCGCGGTGATCGTCACGATCGTCGGCGTCTGGGCCGCCGGCATCGTCGAACGCCGCCTAGGCAAGAAGGATCCGCAGATCGTCTGCATCGACGAGGTGGCCGGCGTCTTGTTGACCTGGGTGGCGGCGCCGGCGACCTCGGCCGGGTTGATCGTCGGCTTCGTCTTGTTTCGCCTGTTCGATCAGTTCAAGCCGTGGCCGGCTCGCCGCGCCGAACGCTTGCCGGGCGGGCAGGGTGTGATGTTCGACGACGTGGTGGCCGGCGCCTGGGGAGCGCTGGTGATCCTGGGCGCGCGCCGTCTGGGCTGGCTGTAA
- a CDS encoding CDP-alcohol phosphatidyltransferase family protein: MKDVYFAYGIFSLVGVIAVSYLIRTFLRGRARHARTDADGGSVFLNKASMEMGYWLMGPVVDWTAAMGLTPNQVTALSLIPATIASVAGAFGWFGLAAVMATAAAYGDIIDGLLARKLGISSDAGEMLDAVVDRYGEFMFLAGLAVYYRTHWMVEGLVLIAIFGSFMFSYVTAKAEAAGVKAPRGSMRRAERAVYLLVGSGATSVWKVFFGDSASHLLHEFPIILAVTVVGVVSNVSMVQRCAAIIQALRERAATLRRSVESAPPAGGIMPAPKDQPGSL, encoded by the coding sequence ATGAAAGACGTCTACTTCGCGTACGGGATCTTCAGTCTGGTCGGTGTCATCGCCGTCAGCTACCTGATCCGGACCTTTCTGCGCGGGCGGGCCCGCCACGCCCGCACCGACGCCGACGGCGGCAGCGTCTTTTTGAACAAAGCCTCGATGGAGATGGGGTACTGGCTGATGGGGCCGGTGGTCGACTGGACGGCGGCGATGGGGCTGACGCCGAACCAGGTGACCGCGCTGTCGCTGATCCCGGCGACGATCGCCAGCGTCGCCGGTGCCTTCGGTTGGTTCGGCCTGGCCGCGGTGATGGCCACCGCCGCCGCCTATGGCGACATCATCGACGGTCTTCTGGCCCGCAAGCTGGGTATTTCTTCCGACGCCGGCGAGATGCTGGACGCCGTCGTCGATCGGTACGGCGAATTCATGTTCCTGGCCGGCCTGGCCGTCTATTACCGCACGCACTGGATGGTCGAGGGGCTGGTGCTGATCGCCATCTTCGGCTCGTTCATGTTCAGCTACGTCACGGCCAAGGCAGAAGCGGCCGGCGTCAAAGCCCCGCGCGGCTCGATGCGCCGGGCCGAGCGCGCGGTTTATCTGCTGGTCGGCTCGGGCGCGACGTCAGTGTGGAAGGTCTTCTTCGGTGATTCGGCGTCGCACCTCTTGCACGAGTTCCCGATCATCCTGGCCGTCACCGTGGTGGGCGTGGTCTCGAACGTGTCGATGGTGCAGCGCTGTGCGGCGATCATCCAGGCGCTGCGGGAACGAGCGGCGACGTTGCGGCGTTCGGTCGAGTCGGCCCCCCCGGCCGGGGGTATCATGCCCGCGCCGAAGGACCAGCCCGGTTCGCTGTAA
- a CDS encoding universal stress protein has protein sequence MNDGAGPPSGGSSSPPPPPASPPPAPSGSTLTRPSTQRRLSALAMPAQLHQRNARSSGHLGPLLAWAVVFADIGTSIYYVPGLLFRELGSKSPSPAAAFVLATGIAFIFLSLKYVNVASRYPDGGGVVSVASDAFGPMVGCIGGILICVDYFLTGALSSVSGFQYLAAELPHLTPWITPAACAALLTLGGLNYIGIRESALVTAALSVASLIMNFVVLGAVIIHMDGARWHLVMDQFSAVRGLAPWTILVGFGSSWLAFSGLESISQIAPALAEPRERTAFRAMLLVIACVFLTSPLMTAFETALLDAAAANPDQFVYELGARFGNRPIQIAIVATSSTLLVGAANTAMIGCYHVFLALVRLGYMPRWLAERNQRFGTPHRAIVISVLVPVMVVVATRGQMALLGDMYSFGLLGAFTLTSVGIDRMRLQENKRGIGLWVGMFTSLLVVIAWAVNLVSKTKATLFGGTVTMLGFAVAYSVRRGWLGRQRGGIADAEAAEKAASDLASAVEVVTVEEALDMKTMYPSTTLVAVRSPNLRLFQEALARSRGAGDSAVYIIYVDEIPGLFYPPKSGPSKEARAVLTAAVDYFKQAGVTAVPIWRLAHDTGSSVAGAARKLGVEAVMVGTSQRNAVWHLLRGSVLRSLVKDLPNQVRVWICN, from the coding sequence GTGAATGACGGCGCCGGGCCGCCGAGCGGCGGCTCGTCTTCACCGCCGCCACCGCCAGCGTCGCCGCCGCCCGCGCCGAGCGGCAGCACGCTGACCCGCCCCAGCACGCAGCGACGGCTGTCAGCGCTGGCGATGCCGGCGCAGCTTCATCAACGCAACGCTCGCTCGTCGGGACACCTCGGCCCGCTTTTGGCCTGGGCGGTGGTGTTCGCCGACATCGGGACGTCGATCTACTACGTGCCGGGCTTGCTGTTCCGCGAGCTCGGCAGCAAAAGCCCGTCGCCGGCGGCGGCCTTCGTGCTGGCCACCGGCATCGCCTTCATTTTTCTGTCGCTGAAGTACGTCAACGTGGCCTCTCGCTATCCCGACGGTGGCGGCGTGGTGTCGGTGGCGTCGGACGCCTTCGGTCCGATGGTCGGCTGCATCGGCGGGATCTTGATCTGCGTCGACTACTTCCTGACCGGCGCGCTGTCGTCGGTCAGCGGGTTTCAGTATCTGGCCGCCGAGCTGCCGCACCTGACGCCGTGGATCACGCCGGCGGCCTGCGCAGCGCTGCTGACGTTGGGTGGGCTGAACTACATCGGCATTCGCGAATCGGCGCTGGTCACGGCCGCGCTGTCGGTGGCGTCGCTGATCATGAACTTCGTGGTGCTGGGCGCGGTGATCATCCACATGGACGGCGCGCGCTGGCACCTGGTGATGGATCAGTTCAGCGCCGTGCGGGGCCTGGCGCCGTGGACCATCCTGGTCGGCTTCGGCAGCTCGTGGCTGGCGTTCTCGGGGTTGGAATCCATCAGTCAGATCGCGCCGGCCCTGGCCGAACCGCGCGAGCGCACCGCCTTTCGCGCCATGCTGCTGGTGATCGCCTGCGTCTTTCTGACGTCGCCATTGATGACGGCGTTCGAGACCGCGCTGCTCGACGCCGCCGCCGCCAATCCTGACCAGTTTGTGTACGAGCTGGGCGCGCGCTTTGGCAACCGCCCGATCCAGATCGCCATCGTCGCCACGTCGTCGACCTTGTTGGTGGGCGCCGCCAACACCGCGATGATCGGCTGCTACCACGTGTTCCTGGCCCTGGTGCGCCTCGGGTACATGCCGCGCTGGCTGGCCGAGCGGAACCAGCGCTTCGGGACGCCGCACCGGGCGATCGTCATCTCGGTGCTGGTGCCGGTGATGGTGGTGGTGGCAACGCGCGGGCAGATGGCGTTGCTCGGCGACATGTACTCGTTCGGCTTGCTGGGCGCGTTCACCCTGACGTCGGTGGGGATCGATCGCATGCGCTTGCAGGAGAACAAGCGCGGCATCGGGCTGTGGGTGGGCATGTTCACGTCGCTGCTGGTGGTGATCGCCTGGGCGGTGAATCTGGTCTCGAAGACCAAGGCCACCTTGTTCGGTGGCACGGTGACCATGCTGGGTTTCGCGGTGGCGTATTCCGTTCGCCGGGGGTGGCTGGGACGTCAACGCGGCGGCATCGCCGACGCCGAGGCCGCCGAGAAGGCCGCATCGGACCTGGCCAGCGCGGTCGAGGTGGTGACCGTCGAGGAGGCGCTTGATATGAAAACCATGTACCCCTCGACCACGCTGGTGGCGGTGCGCTCGCCGAATCTGCGCTTGTTCCAGGAGGCGCTGGCGCGATCGCGTGGGGCAGGGGACAGCGCCGTCTACATCATCTACGTCGACGAGATCCCCGGCCTGTTCTATCCACCGAAGAGCGGCCCTTCGAAGGAAGCGCGCGCCGTGCTGACCGCCGCCGTCGACTATTTCAAGCAAGCCGGCGTCACCGCCGTTCCCATCTGGCGCCTGGCCCACGACACTGGATCGTCGGTGGCCGGCGCCGCCCGCAAGCTGGGCGTCGAGGCCGTGATGGTCGGAACCTCGCAACGAAACGCCGTCTGGCACCTGCTGCGTGGAAGCGTTTTAAGATCTTTGGTGAAGGATCTGCCGAACCAGGTGCGGGTGTGGATCTGTAACTGA
- the glyA gene encoding serine hydroxymethyltransferase gives MIGEVLKASDPETYELCRGEERRQEETIRLIPSENYVSKAVLEASSSVFTNKYSEGYPGKRYYEGQQCVDPLEELAIRRAKALFGAAHANVQPYSGSPANLAVYMAFLKPGDKVMGLALPMGGHLTHGWNVSITGRYFTPVQYGVRKDTGRIDYDEVRDLAKREKPALIWAGGTAYSRIWDFPTMASIAKDVGARFAADIAHIAGLIAGGAHPSPIPHADVVTTTTHKTLRGPRGGMILSTAEHASAIDRAVFPGLQGGPHVHSIAALAVALREASLPSFRDYAHQVVANAKVIADQLVSRGYQVISGGTDNHLILVDLSNKNVSGKIAAKALDKAGIELNYNSVPYDTRKPFDPSGIRLGSPSVTSRNMREPEMRQIAAWIDRVITNPSDDNAEKVRGEVRELTKKFPAPGISA, from the coding sequence ATGATTGGCGAAGTGCTGAAGGCCAGCGACCCCGAAACTTACGAGCTTTGCCGCGGCGAAGAGCGGCGCCAGGAAGAGACCATCCGCCTGATTCCGTCGGAGAACTACGTCTCGAAGGCTGTGTTAGAGGCTTCGTCGTCGGTCTTCACCAACAAGTACAGCGAAGGCTACCCCGGCAAGCGCTACTACGAAGGCCAGCAGTGCGTCGACCCGCTGGAAGAGCTGGCCATCCGCCGCGCCAAGGCGCTGTTCGGCGCGGCGCACGCCAATGTCCAGCCGTACTCCGGGTCGCCGGCCAACCTGGCCGTTTACATGGCCTTCCTGAAGCCGGGCGACAAGGTGATGGGCCTGGCCTTGCCGATGGGCGGCCACCTGACGCACGGCTGGAACGTGTCGATCACCGGGCGCTACTTCACGCCGGTGCAGTACGGCGTCCGCAAGGACACCGGGCGCATCGACTACGACGAGGTCCGCGATCTGGCCAAGCGCGAAAAGCCGGCGTTGATCTGGGCCGGCGGCACCGCGTATTCGCGTATCTGGGACTTTCCAACCATGGCCTCGATCGCCAAGGACGTGGGCGCGCGCTTCGCCGCGGACATCGCTCACATCGCCGGGCTCATCGCCGGTGGCGCGCACCCGTCCCCGATCCCGCACGCCGACGTGGTCACCACCACCACGCACAAGACTTTGCGCGGCCCGCGCGGCGGCATGATCCTCTCGACCGCCGAGCACGCCAGCGCCATCGATCGCGCCGTCTTCCCGGGCCTGCAAGGCGGCCCGCACGTGCACAGCATCGCGGCGCTGGCGGTGGCCCTGCGCGAGGCCAGCCTGCCCTCGTTCCGCGACTATGCCCACCAGGTGGTGGCCAACGCCAAGGTGATCGCCGACCAGCTGGTCTCGCGCGGGTATCAAGTCATCTCGGGCGGCACGGACAATCACCTGATCCTGGTCGATCTGTCGAACAAGAACGTGTCGGGCAAGATCGCCGCCAAGGCGCTGGACAAGGCGGGCATCGAGCTGAACTACAACTCGGTCCCTTACGACACGCGCAAGCCTTTCGATCCTTCGGGCATCCGCCTTGGTTCGCCGTCGGTCACCAGCCGCAACATGCGCGAGCCCGAGATGCGCCAGATCGCCGCCTGGATCGACCGCGTCATCACCAACCCCAGCGACGACAACGCCGAGAAGGTGCGCGGCGAGGTTCGCGAGCTGACCAAGAAATTTCCCGCGCCAGGCATCTCGGCGTAG
- a CDS encoding universal stress protein yields the protein MTAEVDSRRARPVPQIDLGGPAAAAGRGVGHLGPLLAWAVVFADLGSSVFYVPGILYAQVGPLAPVYVLIASIAFVFVALEHLEIAHRYPQGGGGVAAAVEAFGPRAGVLSGALMISAYLLTISISVVSALHYIAALRPWPHEIEILSAAAILFLGFLHWIGIRELARLALVLAVIALAVQATLVTAVLVQLGPAEWAQMVATAGHFRHVGGAEMMSGFAAAWLAYSGLESLGQLAPAVREPRQRVIRITATLVIVTLLLTVPLLTTLAIHAAQVGQIAPQAALLAPVALKFGGVGLLTAVAFSGAGLLLVAANVAFIGCYNVFKTVSEHGYLPAVIAQRNKRYGTPRGAIIVITLASLVLVLSTHGNLLRLGKVFAFGLLGSYSITSISLAVLRWREQRRGPAFVVGVIASLALLVPWTTSWFTKPAAALYGAGVTGVQLLVAYVTQRGWIRSGRFGFIRAATAERAAADQPACGEVVTLEEAMSLKQTYSSSTLVAMRGPNRQLCKEAVRRARGVGDAAVYVIFVDEIPGLFFPPLTGPSDEALDALNAAVYDITKEGLEAIPLWRLAHNAGASIAEAAETLQVKCLMVGTTQRSSVWQFLRGDVLKQLISELPEPIHVVICE from the coding sequence ATGACCGCGGAGGTGGACAGTCGAAGGGCGCGGCCTGTTCCGCAGATAGACCTGGGAGGGCCGGCGGCTGCGGCGGGCCGCGGGGTCGGTCATCTGGGGCCGCTGCTGGCGTGGGCAGTGGTCTTCGCCGATCTGGGATCGTCGGTGTTCTACGTCCCGGGGATCTTGTACGCCCAGGTCGGCCCGCTGGCGCCGGTCTATGTTCTGATCGCCAGCATCGCCTTCGTGTTCGTGGCGCTGGAGCACCTGGAGATCGCGCACCGCTATCCGCAAGGCGGCGGCGGCGTGGCAGCGGCGGTGGAGGCGTTCGGCCCGCGCGCCGGCGTGCTGTCGGGCGCGCTGATGATCTCGGCGTACCTCCTCACCATCAGCATCTCGGTGGTCAGCGCGCTTCATTACATCGCGGCGCTGCGCCCGTGGCCGCACGAGATCGAGATCCTGTCGGCGGCGGCGATCTTGTTCCTGGGTTTCTTGCACTGGATCGGCATCCGCGAGCTGGCGCGGCTGGCCCTGGTGCTGGCGGTGATCGCGCTGGCGGTGCAGGCCACGCTGGTGACGGCGGTGCTGGTGCAACTGGGCCCGGCCGAGTGGGCGCAGATGGTCGCCACCGCCGGACACTTTCGTCACGTCGGCGGCGCCGAGATGATGTCCGGCTTCGCCGCCGCCTGGCTGGCGTACTCGGGTCTGGAATCGCTGGGCCAGCTGGCTCCGGCGGTGCGCGAGCCGCGCCAGCGGGTCATTCGCATCACCGCCACGCTGGTGATCGTCACGCTGCTGCTGACGGTGCCGCTGCTCACCACGCTGGCCATTCACGCCGCGCAGGTCGGGCAGATCGCGCCACAGGCGGCATTGCTGGCGCCGGTGGCGTTGAAGTTCGGCGGCGTGGGCTTGCTGACGGCGGTGGCGTTTTCCGGCGCTGGTCTTCTGCTGGTGGCGGCCAACGTCGCTTTCATCGGCTGCTACAACGTCTTCAAGACCGTCAGCGAGCACGGCTATCTGCCAGCGGTGATCGCCCAGCGCAACAAGCGATACGGCACGCCGCGCGGGGCGATCATCGTCATCACGCTGGCGTCGCTGGTGCTGGTGCTGTCGACGCACGGCAATCTGTTGCGGCTGGGAAAAGTGTTCGCCTTTGGTTTGCTGGGATCGTACTCCATCACGTCGATCAGCCTGGCGGTGCTGCGTTGGCGCGAGCAGCGGCGCGGGCCGGCGTTCGTCGTCGGGGTCATCGCCAGCTTGGCGCTGCTGGTGCCGTGGACGACCAGCTGGTTCACCAAGCCGGCGGCGGCGCTTTACGGTGCGGGCGTGACGGGGGTGCAGTTGCTGGTCGCGTACGTGACCCAACGGGGATGGATTCGTTCCGGCCGCTTCGGTTTCATTCGCGCCGCCACCGCGGAACGGGCCGCCGCCGATCAGCCGGCTTGCGGCGAGGTGGTCACGCTGGAAGAAGCGATGTCGCTGAAACAGACGTATTCATCGTCGACGCTGGTGGCGATGCGGGGGCCGAACCGTCAGCTGTGCAAGGAAGCCGTTCGCCGCGCCCGGGGCGTGGGCGACGCCGCGGTCTACGTCATCTTCGTCGACGAGATCCCGGGCTTGTTTTTCCCGCCGCTGACCGGACCTTCGGACGAAGCGCTGGATGCATTGAACGCCGCCGTCTACGACATCACCAAGGAAGGACTGGAGGCGATCCCGCTGTGGCGCCTGGCCCACAATGCCGGTGCGTCCATCGCCGAAGCCGCCGAGACGCTGCAGGTGAAATGCCTGATGGTCGGCACCACCCAGCGATCCAGCGTGTGGCAGTTCTTGCGCGGTGACGTGCTCAAGCAGCTGATCAGCGAGCTGCCCGAGCCGATTCACGTGGTGATCTGTGAATGA
- the tsaE gene encoding tRNA (adenosine(37)-N6)-threonylcarbamoyltransferase complex ATPase subunit type 1 TsaE has translation MATTIEPGRRVSSAGEMQALGQRLGTALRVGDGVALVGPLGAGKTTFVQGLARGMGVTADRHVASPTFALVNEHPGRTPLVHADFYRVNDPREIAELGLDEAYDRAAVVVEWAERFPDAAIADRLIITLAIEPDGARRLTANGTGARGVALAGVLMAGGDVAGS, from the coding sequence ATGGCCACGACGATCGAACCCGGGCGGCGGGTTTCATCCGCCGGCGAGATGCAAGCGCTGGGGCAGCGGCTCGGCACCGCCTTGCGCGTGGGCGACGGTGTGGCGCTGGTGGGTCCCCTGGGCGCGGGCAAGACCACGTTCGTGCAAGGCCTGGCGCGTGGAATGGGCGTGACCGCTGATCGTCACGTGGCCAGCCCAACATTCGCGCTGGTCAACGAACACCCTGGCCGCACGCCGCTCGTGCACGCGGATTTTTACCGGGTGAACGACCCGCGAGAGATCGCCGAACTGGGCCTGGACGAGGCGTACGATCGCGCCGCCGTGGTGGTCGAATGGGCCGAACGATTTCCAGACGCCGCCATCGCCGATCGACTGATCATCACGCTGGCCATCGAACCGGATGGCGCGCGCCGGCTGACAGCGAACGGAACCGGGGCGCGCGGTGTGGCGCTTGCTGGCGTGCTGATGG